One window of Cervus elaphus chromosome 2, mCerEla1.1, whole genome shotgun sequence genomic DNA carries:
- the TPCN2 gene encoding two pore calcium channel protein 2 isoform X2 yields MADTREESEPLLSRARGGSGRDCPRGVPTCSSVLEGPGSGPVRSGSDAHAHQAAGSTPGQGARPGAMARRDLCLDQAVVLIEDAIQYRSINHRMDARSLWLYRRYYSSTSQWILSFTIFLILALAFVETPSSLTRTSDVRYRPAPWEAPCGLTEGIEALCLLVFAADVSVKPLRVRRLLRPFFLMQNSSMMKKTLKCIRRSLPEMASVGLLLAVHLCLFTVFGMLLFTGEKDAGQDRERLTYFFNLPEALTTLLVLLTTANNPDVMIPVYSRNRAYAIFFIAYTLIGSLFLMNLMTAIIYNQFRGYLMMSLQTSLLRRRLGTRAAYKVLSSVTAEGEAHPERLGVKPEDFLQVLQKVQLDSDHRQAITEKLRSRSGGLLSTDEFQKLFDEFDKRVIKEHPPRPEYQSPFLRNTQFIFGHHYFDYLGNLMALGNLVTICVFLVLDAHVLPKDRDDFVLGILNCIFILYYLLEMVLKVFSLGPRGYLSYPSNVFDGLLTIVLLVLEISTLAVYGFPHRGWKPAMLGLLSLWDMTRLVNVLIVFRFLRIIPSMKLMSLVASTILDLIKNMRAFGGILVVIYYVFAIIGISLFRGVVVAPRNSSLASDNDSAPCGSFEQLEYWPNNFDDFAAALVTLWDVMIVNNWQVFLDAFRRYAGPWSEVYFVLWWLVSSVIWVNLFLALILENFLHKWDRRSHLQSLTEELEDTSEMTEELPFRAVLEEPTEEELVEKLSRHPHLQLCR; encoded by the exons ATGGCGGACACCCGGGAAGAATCGGAACCCCTTCTGAGCCGGGCCCGCGGCGGCAGCGGCCGCGACTGCCCAAGGGGCGTACCCACTTGCAGCAGCGTCCTAGAGGGCCCTG GGAGCGGTCCTGTGCGGAGTGGCAGCGACGCTCATGCTCACCAGGCGGCAGGCAGCACGCCCGGCCAAGGGGCCCGACCAG GCGCCATGGCCAGGCGGGATCTGTGCTTGGACCAGGCTGTGGTCCTCATCGAAGACGCCATCCAG tatcgctCCATCAACCACCGCATGGACGCCCGGTCGCTGTGGCTCTACAGGCGGTACTATTCCAGCACCAGCCAGTG GATTCTGAGCTTCACCATTTTTTTGATCCTGGCTTTGGCCTTCGTTGAGACCCCTTCCTCGCTCACGCGCACCTCGGACGTGCGCTACCGCCCAGCCCCCTGGGAGGCGCCCTGCGGCCTGACCGAGGGCATCGAGGCGCTCTGCCTGCTGGTCTTCGCGGCCGACGTCTCCGTGAAG CCCCTGCGGGTGCGCCGTCTGCTGCGCCCCTTCTTCCTGATGCAGAATTCCTCCATGATGAAGAAGACGCTCAAGTGCATCCGGCGCTCACTGCCGGAGATGGCCAG CGTCGGGCTGCTGCTGGCCGTCCACCTGTGTCTCTTCACCGTGTTTGGAATGCTGCTCTTCACCGGCGAGAAG GACGCCGGGCAGGACCGGGAGCGGCTGACCTACTTCTTCAACCTGCCTGAGGCGCTGACCACCCTCCTGGTGCTGCTGACCACCGCCAACAATCCCGACG tgATGATTCCTGTGTATTCCAGGAACCGAGCCTACGCCATCTTCTTCATAGCCTACACCCTGATCG GGAGCTTGTTTCTGATGAACCTGATGACGGCCATCATCTACAACCAGTTCCGGGGCTACCTGATG ATGTCTCTCCAGACCTCACTGTTGCGGAGACGGCTGGGGACCCGGGCTGCCTACAAGGTCCTCTCGTCCGTGACAGCAGAGGGAGAAGCCCACCCCGAGCG ACTTGGGGTGAAGCCCGAGGATTTCCTGCAAGTGCTCCAGAAGGTCCAGCTGGACAGTGACCATAGACAGGCCATCACGGAG AAGCTGCGTTCCCGCAGTGGTGGCCTGCTGTCAACTGACGAGTTTCAGAAACTCTTCGACGAGTTTGATAAGAGGGTGATTAAAGAG CACCCGCCGCGGCCTGAGTACCAGTCTCCGTTTCTGCGGAACACCCAGTTCATCTTCGGCCACCACTACTTTGACTACCTGGGCAACCTCATGGCCCTCGGAAACCTCGTGACCATCTGC GTGTTCCTGGTGTTGGACGCACACGTGCTGCCCAAGGACCGCGACGACTTCGTGCTGGGG ATTCTCAACTGCATCTTCATCCTGTACTACTTGCTGGAGATGGTGCTCAAGGTGTTTTCTCTGGGCCCGCGGGGCTACCTGTCCTACCCCAGCAATGTGTTCGACGGGCTCCTCACCATCGTCCTGCTG GTTTTGGAGATCTCCACTCTGGCTGTGTACGGCTTCCCACACCGGGGCTG GAAGCCGGCGATGCTGGGCCTGCTGTCGCTGTGGGACATGACGCGGCTGGTGAACGTGCTCATCGTCTTCCGCTTCCTGCGCATCATCCCCAGCATGAAG CTGATGTCCCTGGTGGCCAGCACCATCCTGGACCTGATCAAGAACATGCGGGCCTTCGGCGGGATCCTGGTG GTCATCTACTACGTCTTTGCCATCATCGGCATCAGCCTGTTCCGGGGTGTCGTTGTGGCTCCTAGAAACAGCAG CCTGGCCTCTGACAATGATTCCGCGCCCTGCGGGAGCTTCGAACAGCTAGAGTACTGGCCCAACAACTTTGACGACTTTGCA GCTGCCCTGGTCACTCTGTGGGACGTGATGATTGTGAACAACTGGCAGGTGTTCCTGGATGCCTTCCGGCGCTACGCGGGCCC GTGGTCAGAGGTCTACTTTGTGCTGTGGTGGCTGGTGTCGTCCGTCATCTGGGTCAACCTGTTTCTGGCTCTGATTTTGGAG aACTTCCTTCACAAGTGGGACCGCCGCAGCCACTTGCAGTCCCTCACGGAGGAGCTGGAGGACACCTCTGAGATGACCGAGGAGCTCCCTTTCAG GGCCGTCCTGGAGGAGCCCACGGAGGAGGAGCTGGTGGAGAAGCTGAGCCGCCACCCGCACCTGCAGCTGTGCAGGTGA
- the TPCN2 gene encoding two pore calcium channel protein 2 isoform X3 encodes MARRDLCLDQAVVLIEDAIQYRSINHRMDARSLWLYRRYYSSTSQWILSFTIFLILALAFVETPSSLTRTSDVRYRPAPWEAPCGLTEGIEALCLLVFAADVSVKSYLIGWAQFRRNPWLLAYLVVLVVSFLDWIVSLSLVCQEPLRVRRLLRPFFLMQNSSMMKKTLKCIRRSLPEMASVGLLLAVHLCLFTVFGMLLFTGEKDAGQDRERLTYFFNLPEALTTLLVLLTTANNPDVMIPVYSRNRAYAIFFIAYTLIGSLFLMNLMTAIIYNQFRGYLMMSLQTSLLRRRLGTRAAYKVLSSVTAEGEAHPERLGVKPEDFLQVLQKVQLDSDHRQAITEKLRSRSGGLLSTDEFQKLFDEFDKRVIKEHPPRPEYQSPFLRNTQFIFGHHYFDYLGNLMALGNLVTICVFLVLDAHVLPKDRDDFVLGILNCIFILYYLLEMVLKVFSLGPRGYLSYPSNVFDGLLTIVLLVLEISTLAVYGFPHRGWKPAMLGLLSLWDMTRLVNVLIVFRFLRIIPSMKLMSLVASTILDLIKNMRAFGGILVVIYYVFAIIGISLFRGVVVAPRNSSLASDNDSAPCGSFEQLEYWPNNFDDFAAALVTLWDVMIVNNWQVFLDAFRRYAGPWSEVYFVLWWLVSSVIWVNLFLALILENFLHKWDRRSHLQSLTEELEDTSEMTEELPFRAVLEEPTEEELVEKLSRHPHLQLCR; translated from the exons ATGGCCAGGCGGGATCTGTGCTTGGACCAGGCTGTGGTCCTCATCGAAGACGCCATCCAG tatcgctCCATCAACCACCGCATGGACGCCCGGTCGCTGTGGCTCTACAGGCGGTACTATTCCAGCACCAGCCAGTG GATTCTGAGCTTCACCATTTTTTTGATCCTGGCTTTGGCCTTCGTTGAGACCCCTTCCTCGCTCACGCGCACCTCGGACGTGCGCTACCGCCCAGCCCCCTGGGAGGCGCCCTGCGGCCTGACCGAGGGCATCGAGGCGCTCTGCCTGCTGGTCTTCGCGGCCGACGTCTCCGTGAAG AGCTACCTGATCGGGTGGGCCCAGTTCCGGAGGAACCCCTGGCTGCTGGCTTACCTCGTGGTGCTGGTCGTGTCTTTCCTGGACTGGATCGTGTCGCTGAGTCTCGTCTGCCAGGAG CCCCTGCGGGTGCGCCGTCTGCTGCGCCCCTTCTTCCTGATGCAGAATTCCTCCATGATGAAGAAGACGCTCAAGTGCATCCGGCGCTCACTGCCGGAGATGGCCAG CGTCGGGCTGCTGCTGGCCGTCCACCTGTGTCTCTTCACCGTGTTTGGAATGCTGCTCTTCACCGGCGAGAAG GACGCCGGGCAGGACCGGGAGCGGCTGACCTACTTCTTCAACCTGCCTGAGGCGCTGACCACCCTCCTGGTGCTGCTGACCACCGCCAACAATCCCGACG tgATGATTCCTGTGTATTCCAGGAACCGAGCCTACGCCATCTTCTTCATAGCCTACACCCTGATCG GGAGCTTGTTTCTGATGAACCTGATGACGGCCATCATCTACAACCAGTTCCGGGGCTACCTGATG ATGTCTCTCCAGACCTCACTGTTGCGGAGACGGCTGGGGACCCGGGCTGCCTACAAGGTCCTCTCGTCCGTGACAGCAGAGGGAGAAGCCCACCCCGAGCG ACTTGGGGTGAAGCCCGAGGATTTCCTGCAAGTGCTCCAGAAGGTCCAGCTGGACAGTGACCATAGACAGGCCATCACGGAG AAGCTGCGTTCCCGCAGTGGTGGCCTGCTGTCAACTGACGAGTTTCAGAAACTCTTCGACGAGTTTGATAAGAGGGTGATTAAAGAG CACCCGCCGCGGCCTGAGTACCAGTCTCCGTTTCTGCGGAACACCCAGTTCATCTTCGGCCACCACTACTTTGACTACCTGGGCAACCTCATGGCCCTCGGAAACCTCGTGACCATCTGC GTGTTCCTGGTGTTGGACGCACACGTGCTGCCCAAGGACCGCGACGACTTCGTGCTGGGG ATTCTCAACTGCATCTTCATCCTGTACTACTTGCTGGAGATGGTGCTCAAGGTGTTTTCTCTGGGCCCGCGGGGCTACCTGTCCTACCCCAGCAATGTGTTCGACGGGCTCCTCACCATCGTCCTGCTG GTTTTGGAGATCTCCACTCTGGCTGTGTACGGCTTCCCACACCGGGGCTG GAAGCCGGCGATGCTGGGCCTGCTGTCGCTGTGGGACATGACGCGGCTGGTGAACGTGCTCATCGTCTTCCGCTTCCTGCGCATCATCCCCAGCATGAAG CTGATGTCCCTGGTGGCCAGCACCATCCTGGACCTGATCAAGAACATGCGGGCCTTCGGCGGGATCCTGGTG GTCATCTACTACGTCTTTGCCATCATCGGCATCAGCCTGTTCCGGGGTGTCGTTGTGGCTCCTAGAAACAGCAG CCTGGCCTCTGACAATGATTCCGCGCCCTGCGGGAGCTTCGAACAGCTAGAGTACTGGCCCAACAACTTTGACGACTTTGCA GCTGCCCTGGTCACTCTGTGGGACGTGATGATTGTGAACAACTGGCAGGTGTTCCTGGATGCCTTCCGGCGCTACGCGGGCCC GTGGTCAGAGGTCTACTTTGTGCTGTGGTGGCTGGTGTCGTCCGTCATCTGGGTCAACCTGTTTCTGGCTCTGATTTTGGAG aACTTCCTTCACAAGTGGGACCGCCGCAGCCACTTGCAGTCCCTCACGGAGGAGCTGGAGGACACCTCTGAGATGACCGAGGAGCTCCCTTTCAG GGCCGTCCTGGAGGAGCCCACGGAGGAGGAGCTGGTGGAGAAGCTGAGCCGCCACCCGCACCTGCAGCTGTGCAGGTGA
- the TPCN2 gene encoding two pore calcium channel protein 2 isoform X1, producing the protein MADTREESEPLLSRARGGSGRDCPRGVPTCSSVLEGPGSGPVRSGSDAHAHQAAGSTPGQGARPGAMARRDLCLDQAVVLIEDAIQYRSINHRMDARSLWLYRRYYSSTSQWILSFTIFLILALAFVETPSSLTRTSDVRYRPAPWEAPCGLTEGIEALCLLVFAADVSVKSYLIGWAQFRRNPWLLAYLVVLVVSFLDWIVSLSLVCQEPLRVRRLLRPFFLMQNSSMMKKTLKCIRRSLPEMASVGLLLAVHLCLFTVFGMLLFTGEKDAGQDRERLTYFFNLPEALTTLLVLLTTANNPDVMIPVYSRNRAYAIFFIAYTLIGSLFLMNLMTAIIYNQFRGYLMMSLQTSLLRRRLGTRAAYKVLSSVTAEGEAHPERLGVKPEDFLQVLQKVQLDSDHRQAITEKLRSRSGGLLSTDEFQKLFDEFDKRVIKEHPPRPEYQSPFLRNTQFIFGHHYFDYLGNLMALGNLVTICVFLVLDAHVLPKDRDDFVLGILNCIFILYYLLEMVLKVFSLGPRGYLSYPSNVFDGLLTIVLLVLEISTLAVYGFPHRGWKPAMLGLLSLWDMTRLVNVLIVFRFLRIIPSMKLMSLVASTILDLIKNMRAFGGILVVIYYVFAIIGISLFRGVVVAPRNSSLASDNDSAPCGSFEQLEYWPNNFDDFAAALVTLWDVMIVNNWQVFLDAFRRYAGPWSEVYFVLWWLVSSVIWVNLFLALILENFLHKWDRRSHLQSLTEELEDTSEMTEELPFRAVLEEPTEEELVEKLSRHPHLQLCR; encoded by the exons ATGGCGGACACCCGGGAAGAATCGGAACCCCTTCTGAGCCGGGCCCGCGGCGGCAGCGGCCGCGACTGCCCAAGGGGCGTACCCACTTGCAGCAGCGTCCTAGAGGGCCCTG GGAGCGGTCCTGTGCGGAGTGGCAGCGACGCTCATGCTCACCAGGCGGCAGGCAGCACGCCCGGCCAAGGGGCCCGACCAG GCGCCATGGCCAGGCGGGATCTGTGCTTGGACCAGGCTGTGGTCCTCATCGAAGACGCCATCCAG tatcgctCCATCAACCACCGCATGGACGCCCGGTCGCTGTGGCTCTACAGGCGGTACTATTCCAGCACCAGCCAGTG GATTCTGAGCTTCACCATTTTTTTGATCCTGGCTTTGGCCTTCGTTGAGACCCCTTCCTCGCTCACGCGCACCTCGGACGTGCGCTACCGCCCAGCCCCCTGGGAGGCGCCCTGCGGCCTGACCGAGGGCATCGAGGCGCTCTGCCTGCTGGTCTTCGCGGCCGACGTCTCCGTGAAG AGCTACCTGATCGGGTGGGCCCAGTTCCGGAGGAACCCCTGGCTGCTGGCTTACCTCGTGGTGCTGGTCGTGTCTTTCCTGGACTGGATCGTGTCGCTGAGTCTCGTCTGCCAGGAG CCCCTGCGGGTGCGCCGTCTGCTGCGCCCCTTCTTCCTGATGCAGAATTCCTCCATGATGAAGAAGACGCTCAAGTGCATCCGGCGCTCACTGCCGGAGATGGCCAG CGTCGGGCTGCTGCTGGCCGTCCACCTGTGTCTCTTCACCGTGTTTGGAATGCTGCTCTTCACCGGCGAGAAG GACGCCGGGCAGGACCGGGAGCGGCTGACCTACTTCTTCAACCTGCCTGAGGCGCTGACCACCCTCCTGGTGCTGCTGACCACCGCCAACAATCCCGACG tgATGATTCCTGTGTATTCCAGGAACCGAGCCTACGCCATCTTCTTCATAGCCTACACCCTGATCG GGAGCTTGTTTCTGATGAACCTGATGACGGCCATCATCTACAACCAGTTCCGGGGCTACCTGATG ATGTCTCTCCAGACCTCACTGTTGCGGAGACGGCTGGGGACCCGGGCTGCCTACAAGGTCCTCTCGTCCGTGACAGCAGAGGGAGAAGCCCACCCCGAGCG ACTTGGGGTGAAGCCCGAGGATTTCCTGCAAGTGCTCCAGAAGGTCCAGCTGGACAGTGACCATAGACAGGCCATCACGGAG AAGCTGCGTTCCCGCAGTGGTGGCCTGCTGTCAACTGACGAGTTTCAGAAACTCTTCGACGAGTTTGATAAGAGGGTGATTAAAGAG CACCCGCCGCGGCCTGAGTACCAGTCTCCGTTTCTGCGGAACACCCAGTTCATCTTCGGCCACCACTACTTTGACTACCTGGGCAACCTCATGGCCCTCGGAAACCTCGTGACCATCTGC GTGTTCCTGGTGTTGGACGCACACGTGCTGCCCAAGGACCGCGACGACTTCGTGCTGGGG ATTCTCAACTGCATCTTCATCCTGTACTACTTGCTGGAGATGGTGCTCAAGGTGTTTTCTCTGGGCCCGCGGGGCTACCTGTCCTACCCCAGCAATGTGTTCGACGGGCTCCTCACCATCGTCCTGCTG GTTTTGGAGATCTCCACTCTGGCTGTGTACGGCTTCCCACACCGGGGCTG GAAGCCGGCGATGCTGGGCCTGCTGTCGCTGTGGGACATGACGCGGCTGGTGAACGTGCTCATCGTCTTCCGCTTCCTGCGCATCATCCCCAGCATGAAG CTGATGTCCCTGGTGGCCAGCACCATCCTGGACCTGATCAAGAACATGCGGGCCTTCGGCGGGATCCTGGTG GTCATCTACTACGTCTTTGCCATCATCGGCATCAGCCTGTTCCGGGGTGTCGTTGTGGCTCCTAGAAACAGCAG CCTGGCCTCTGACAATGATTCCGCGCCCTGCGGGAGCTTCGAACAGCTAGAGTACTGGCCCAACAACTTTGACGACTTTGCA GCTGCCCTGGTCACTCTGTGGGACGTGATGATTGTGAACAACTGGCAGGTGTTCCTGGATGCCTTCCGGCGCTACGCGGGCCC GTGGTCAGAGGTCTACTTTGTGCTGTGGTGGCTGGTGTCGTCCGTCATCTGGGTCAACCTGTTTCTGGCTCTGATTTTGGAG aACTTCCTTCACAAGTGGGACCGCCGCAGCCACTTGCAGTCCCTCACGGAGGAGCTGGAGGACACCTCTGAGATGACCGAGGAGCTCCCTTTCAG GGCCGTCCTGGAGGAGCCCACGGAGGAGGAGCTGGTGGAGAAGCTGAGCCGCCACCCGCACCTGCAGCTGTGCAGGTGA